In Leptospira licerasiae serovar Varillal str. VAR 010, the sequence CCAGGAATTAATCTAGGACGAATAGTGTCCGTTTTAATGGAAGAAATAGCTTTTTCGATCCCTTCTTTAGCTTTGTTTACGTCACGGGCCAACATATGGACTTTTGCCTTACCAAAAGCTGCCACGATAGCTGCGGATCCGGCGCCCATTGTCCCATTTGCGCCAAGAACGGTTACGGTTTTGATTTCCCTCATGGAATTATACCAACATCTCGGTTTTTGTAGAGTTAATCCTTGTTTAAAACAGGCTTTTTAGAGGGAAAGGCTTTTTTCTCCTTCGAAGCGCCTGCTTTAGCCGTTATCTATAAGACTTTGTAGAACGGTCGTTACGTTCGAAATAAACACTGTTCTTCAAAAAAATCGAATTTTCCCTCGAATCAAGGAAAGTTTCACGGATTGTAGGAGTATCCGTTACCTCTTTAACGGCTATAACTCACTCAAGTGGGGGATGGGTTTTCTGAGCGCTCGTCGTCCATCTTTGTTACATTATTATGAGGTTTCCCGCTTGCCTCTTGTTAGATTAGAATAAAATGATTCCGATAATTTAGATTGATAAGCGAAACAAATTTAGCAGGAATCATTCGGGGGAACCTTTTCTATGATCTTAGAAAAGAGCTTATTAGATATACTTTGGGTCTTGGTATGTTCAGGACTGGTGCTAATCATGCAAGGCGGTTTCCTTGTATTAGAATCCGGGCTTACTAGAGCCAAGAACTCGATTAACGTCGCTATCAAGAATGTGGCGGACTTCGGGGTCGCCACTCTTCTTTTTTACACATTCGGATTCGGACTTATGTTCGGAGTCACTTGGAACGGTCTTGTAGGGACTTCTTTATTTGCCCCTGCATTTCCGGAAGGTAAGGCTTGGCCTCCGACCTTCTTTCTATTTCAATTAGTGTTCTGTGGAACTTCTGCGACGATCGTCTCGGGAGCAGTTGCAGAAAGATTAAAGTTCCATTCTTATTTATTCGCTACTGCTCTCATCTCTGGATTGATCTATCCGATCGCCGGTCATTGGTGTTGGGGAGGAAGCCTGACGGATGAGAATCATGGTTGGTTGGCCGCAAGAGGGTTTCATGATTTTGCAGGTTCCACTTTAGTTCATAGCGTAGGTGGTTGGGTATCACTTTCACTTCTTCTTATCGTGGGAGCAAGGATCGGAAGATTTCCGGAGAACGAACCGCCAAAAACCGTGACCGGAAGTAATTTGCCGATGGCAATGTTAGGCGGGATTCTTCTTTGGTTCGGATGGATGGGATTTAATGGGGGAAGCACCTTAGCTTTTAACGAAAAAGTTCCGGGCATTATACTGAACACGATCATTTCATCCGGGTTCTCTCTCATGGTTGCAATGTTGTCAGCGTGGTTGATCAAAGGATTTCCGGAGCCTACTGCTCCTTTGAACGGTTCCTTGGCGGGACTAGTGGCAATCACTGCGGGCGCAGATTGTTTTTCTCCGATCCAATCCGCGATCATAGGTAGTATTGCGGGTTCCTTAGTCCTTCCCGCAGAAAAACTTTTAGAAAAATTAAAGATAGATGATGCAGTAGGAGCTATCCCGGTCCACTTGATCGGAGGAATTTGGGGAACGATCGCAGTTGGAATTTTCGCCGACCTGAATCTGATCGGGCATAATGTTACCAGATCTTCTCTTCTTCTTACCCAAGTCCTAGGAATTCTTTCCGTAGGAGGATTTGCATTCGGACTTTCTTTGCTGATCTTCTATCTTATTAATAAATTTTTCCCTCTCAGGGTAGATGGGGACGAAGAAAGAATGGGACTAAACATCTCGGAGCACAAGGCAACTACCGAGTTGATCGATCTATTCTTAGCGATGGATTACCAAAGAAAGACGGGCGATCTGGCAGTGGATGTACCTGTAGAACCTTTTACCGAAGTGGGGCAAATCGCAGAACGTTACAATTTAGTTCTCGGAACGGTACGATCCACGCTTGCAGACAATGAAAAGGCAAGGGTCGAGATCGCAGATGCGTATGAAAAGGTGCGTATTGAGCAAGATAAGGCGGAAAAATTACTTTTGAATATTCTTCCGGACTCTATCGCTCAGGAATTGAAGTCAAACACAGGACTCATAGCGGATAGTTATCCGAATGTTTCCATTCTATTTGCGGATATCGTAGGCTTTACCAAAATTTCCGCGGTGATGAGGCCTGAGTCCGTCGTACGCATCTTAAACGAAGTATTCTCTCACTTCGATATTCTGGCAGAAAAGTACGGCTTAGAGAAGATTAAGACGATAGGAGATGCATATATGGCTGTAGGAGGCCTTCCTTTGCCGAATGAGGCGCATCCTTTGCTAGTCGCTCATATGGCTTGGGATATGAAGGAACTTCTTTCCAAATTCAAACTCAAAAAAATGGGTACTAAACTGCGTATGAGGATCGGGATTAATACCGGCCCGGTAGTTGCAGGAGTCATCGGAACGAAAAAATTCATCTACGATATCTGGGGAGATGCAGTAAATCTTGCTAGTCGCATGGAATCTCATGGTGTTCCGGGAGAAATTCAGGTCACAGAGTCCACAGCAGAACTCATTCGATCCGATTTTGCGTTAACAGAAAGGGGAGAGATCAAGGTGAAAGGAAAAGGTTTAGTCAAAACCTTCTTAATTAGCCATCGACTACGTTCTCCTGAAGAAAGTTTTACCGATCTAGGATACTCATTCAGCGCAACTTAAGATAGAAATGAAACATTATGAAATGTTTTAGATTGCTTTAACGAAAGAAAATGAAAAAAGGTTTTACTCTTTTGGCTCTAAGTCTTACGAGTGGAAATTTACTCTAGGAATAACGGAAAGATTCCCCAGATACAAGGAGTATCTATACCATGGTAGCTAAGAAGAAAGCAAAGAAAAAAGCCGCACCTAAGAAGAAAGCGGCAAAGAAGAAAGTAGCGAAAAAAAAGGTCGTTAAAGCCACTAAGAAGAAAGCAGTTAAGAAGAAGTCTGCGCCTAAAAAGAAAGTAGTTAAGAAAAAAGCTGCTCCAAAGAAACCGGCGCCTCGTCCTGCTGCTCCAGTTGCGACCCCAGAACCTACGCCTGCACCAAGCCTGTTCCCAACTGGCGGTTCCAGCGAAGGAGAGAGCAACATCTAATTGCTCTTTTTTCTAAAAAAACTGGTCCCGCTCCCTCTTGGGAGCGGGATATTACTCTACCTTTTACTCTTCTCCACATCCAGATTCAGCCAAAACACTCCTCCTGTTTATGCAAAAGTACTTTGTATTAACTCTCCGGAAGGTTGTGAATGCAAGTTTCCCGAAAGGGAGCAAGGAATTCGTGTATTTCATGGAGAAGCTGTCATCTTAGAAGACCCAATCTCCAAAACCGAAACCTCAAAGATACGCCGCTCTAAGGATTCCTGCATCTATCCAAGGACAAATTTGAAACCTTTGGCTTACCAACACTCATTTCGACCGATGCAGACGTCTCTGGACCATTCTCCTAAGCCTTTAGAAAGATTTCTCTCCCAAGAAGACCTGGAACGTTTGTCGGAATTCCAACCAACGAGTTTGGGAGCATATTATCCGACCTATTATCATTTAGCATTGGAAGAAGCATTTCCAGGAACAGAAGTGGCGGCATATTCTCCTTCCGGAAAAGAGATCGGCAGAGCATCCGCTACATTCTTAGAACAAGTTCGCTGGGAAGGTTCCGGAATAGCAAAGGATGGAAAGAAATACCATTTCGCAGGAGAAGGAAAATATGAACTCTATGATCTGGAATGGGGTTGGGGTGCCGGATATAATTACCAGGTGTTTCCATATCGCACCTTAGCTGTGAGTTTTAAAGATCTATGTGAAAAGATCGGGTCTAAAATTTCTTCCTGTAATAAGTCCAAGGTGATCGGTGCGCTTGCATTCATTCCCAGGATTAAAGAGAAGAAGATCAAAATGCAGAATGGAAAGTACCATGACGGGTACTTCTGTTTAAACGATACAGGGTCGCCCCTGTACATCCGAGACGATAGAATGGATATGTTTGTAGGAGTACATGGAGGAGGAAGTCCTTATCAACCCCAGGAACTTTCCAGAAATCTGTTTTTAGATGCCGGGATTGCTCCTCTTTATCCTTCCGATTGGAAATTGTACAGCTCCGAAAAGGAAAGATTTTGGTGTCCTAAGGAAAAACTTCCGCGAAATCCTTTCTCTCCCTTAGAATCGGAATGCAAACTGGATTATCACGCACAAGCTCCTGAAAAGGGGATGGAGATGAAGATCTTTTTCCGCAAGGATGGGAGTTTGGTCCGTTGTAGGACGTGATCCGGATCGATCAATGGCTACTATATTCTCCCACCCTGCAGTACCTATCTCTCTCTTTTTATTCTTCGGGAAAAAGAAGATCCCTCTAATACTTGCAGTTTTTGGAATATTCTTCTCTATTCTTCCCGATTTTGACGTAGTCGCCTTTAAATTCGGGGTTCCGTACGAAAGTGATTGGGGTCATAGAGGGTTTACTCATTCTATCTTATTTGCTTTGATCATGTCCTGTATTGTTGCATTTTTCAGGACCAAACTGAAGGCAAGCTGGCTTGCCATCTTTTTATTTTTATTCGTATCCTTGATCTCTCATGGAGTATTGGACGCAATGACCACAGGTGGTTTAGGAGTTGGGTTTTTTATCCCTTGGAGTTCTGAAAGATTTTTTTTCGAGTTCCGGCCGATTAGAGTCTCTCCTATCGGCCCTAGAAATTTTTTTACGGCGAGAGGTTGGGTTGTGATCCAATCGGAACTGATTTGGATTTGGGTCCCGGCGGTTTTGGTTTCCGGGACCGGTGTTTTAATGAGAAGGTTTGTCTTTAAAGATCGATCACTGAACCACTAAAAGATCTATCTTTCCGTGTTTATTATATTTCACGAAAGCCTTTCCTTTTTCGTAGTAGTCGTGATACTCGCCTTGCTTTCGGAATTTAGAACCCAAAAGTTTTTCCGCAGCCGGTTTAGAAGATCCAACCGTGATCCCTTGTCCCAAGCCAGGACTAGCATCTCCTACGACGTTTACCTGTACTACGGTTCCCATATCTAAGATGAACGCGGTCTCTTTGTTATCGTATTCGAAATATTCCAAGCCGCTTTTCTTATCCGTTTTGATACGAGTTGGTTTTCCCCAGTTTTTCAAAAGATCTTCTAACTTGTCTCCCGGACCTACCCCACCCACTTTAAAAGCATTCACTTCGTTTGGAGCCGTAGGAGCAGTCAGTTCAATCGAATGGATCTTGGCTAATACCTTTGCCCAACCGGAAGTGGAATCGTAATTTGTCAGATAATAACTCGCGAGTCCTTTGGACTTTGGATCTACTGCAGAATAAGATTCTACCAGTGCAATGTTTAAAATAGGGGTAAAGTTCTCATAAATATAATCAGGATCCACTTGTTGTTTTTGAGCGGTGGATTGACCGATTGTTCTCAGATACTGAGCTATCTGAGGGTTGTTCCCACTTTGAGAAGCAAGAGTTCTGATTTTCTGATCGATAGAAAGTGCGAGACGATTGAAAAGTTCCTTTGCTTCTTCTTTTTTATCCGTCCAGAAAAGAACTACTCCCAAGTTGTTTGCTAATGCAACAGTTCCTTCCGCTTGGAAAGCTTGGTTTGCAACATTAACTGCTACATCCAGATCTTTCTCGTCTGCGGAATATGAAAGTAATACCGCATAGTTAGATAGAAAGTAAGGATCGTCCGTTTTTACGATCACTTCTCTGTATGCTTTGAGCGCTCGATTGTATGCTGCCTCGTTTCCTGGAACGATCCTCATAACTGCACGTTTACTTTTGTCCGGTGGAAACACCATAGTGTCTCTGAAAGAAGGCATATCTAACACAGGCTTTAATTTTAATTCTTCGTTAGAAGCGGTCGCCATCCAAATCTTGTGCATACAAACCGCAAGAGCTTTGCTCAAATAAGTATTCTCGGGAAATTTTTTGAGTCCGTCTTCTAAGTTGGATCTTGCTTCGTCTAAGTTCCTTCCTAATTGGATATCATCGAAAGTTTTTTCCATCTTAGCTAAGAAGCTGTACAGTTCTTGTTTATCCGTCTTGAGTCTGGATAATCTCTCGTTTGGAGAAGGGTGACTGGAGAAATAATGTGAGCCGATCAATTCAGGCCTGGTTTTATCCGCTTTAGAAGAAGCTAATGCTTCTTTATAAGATTGTTCCACCTCGTTCAAGGTTTGGAGAGTGATTAGCATGAAGTCTCCGCCGTAACCTGCCTTGTCTAACAAGAACAATCCTGTTTGGTCTGCGTCCAGCTCTTGCTCTTGAGAGAATTTACTGTTTTCCAAAAATGCTTTTCCAGACGGCTCATCTTTAAGTGCATAAAACTTTTTTACACTATTGAAAACATGTCTATTATAGAAGTGAGCTAACTCGTGAGATAGGACTCCTGCGATATATCTTTCACGATGGAAGTCCAACTTTTGGGCTGCATCCGCTTCTTTTTGTTTTATTATCTCATCGAGTGAATCCAAAGCGCCGGAGTGAATGCAGAATTGTCCGCCTGCCATCGCAAACGCGTTGAAGCTAGGTTCCTTTACGATTTTATAAACTAGAGGAAAAGGAGGGTTTCCTGAATTTTTGGAAAGTTTTCCGAAAGCTTTGTCTATCGGTTTCTTCCAGCCTTTATGATCCGCGAGTACTGTCTTGGACTTGATCAGATTGGTGAACTGCACGTTACTCTGTCTTACTAACTGTGCATATAATTCCGCGTCGAATTCTCCCGGTTTACTTTGAGAAAAAATTGGGGAGCCCGAGAAGGATACTAAACCTAAAACCACCAATAATTTCAGGACATAAGGGCGAACCGAATTCGAAAGATCGATCATAAGAAAAACCTCTTGAGGAGAGAAAACTATCTGCTATTAAACGAATGTCAACTCTGAAAGGTTTAAAAAGTGAAGTGAAATTTTTTGAGCGAAAAACCGGTTTGGTGGACTTTTAAATTAGGCAGCGATGGAATGATCGATCAGAATTAAAATATTGATCAAAAATAAGTGAAGAATGCTAAAGAAGAAAAATCCCCTCGCAAATTTCGGTTCTGGGTTCTGGAACAATTTTACGGAAAGATAAAGTATGGAGATGCTCAACGCCACGGAAGAGATCATATACAGCCAACCCATGGAAGGTTCCGCCCAATAGAACGCGATCACTGATCCCACATACAGAATCGTATAAAACAAAATAGAACGTCCTGTTTCCTTTACACCTTTCACAACCGGGAGCATAGGAAAATTCGCGTCGCTATAATCTTCTTTCAAGAAGATTGCGAGCGCCCAGAAGTGAGCAGGAGTCCAGAGAAAGATCATCAGGAATAATATCCACGCAGGCAGAGGTAAAGAATTGCTAACCGCAGCATAACCTATTAGAGGCCCTACACAACCTGCTACTCCACCAATTACGATATTCTGATGAGTCCTCGGTTTTAAAAGAATTGTATAAAGAAAAACGTAAGCGAGAAGTGCTGCAAATGCACATATTGCTGTCAGCAAATTCGCAAAATAATATAAGATCCAAAATGCTGCGAAAGTCATCGCAAATCCCGCGATCCAAGCTTGAGCAACACTTATCCTTCCGGCAGGAAGTGGACGATTCGCAGTCCGTTTCATTTTAGAATCTCTGTCTATTTCTATGATCTGGTTAAAGACAAAAGATGCGGAAGACATCAAAAAAGTCCCAAGCATTGTCATAAAAACCAAAAGTGTACTTGGTGCAGAAGAGCCGCCCAGGTATAAACCCGGTACAGCAGTAGCTAATACCAGTGAACTCACCCTTGGTTTGATCATTTGGTTCCAGTCTGAAAGAAAACTATTCATTCTATTTAGGAAACCTTACTCTTAGAAAGCTCGGAAGCTCTCTGCACCCAAACTGCATACATGGATAAGAAAAGAAGAATGGCCACGCCGGTATGGGCGGCTGTCACTAATTTAGGGAGCTTCATATATACGTTTACAATTCCCAATCCTATCTGTATGAGCAGCAGAATGATCGCCGTTCTAACGTATTTTTTAGTCTCCGCGGAGAATCCTTTGAATATTCCGTAAAGGTTTATTAGAAGAATATAAAATGCAACCAAATAGGCGCCCAATCTGTGTTGTACTTGAATCTGAACTTTGGGTTCCGGGACGGAAGGTATCCATTCTCCGTTACAAGTCGGGAACTCTAAACAAGCGAGCCCTGCATAGTTGGAACTTACTCTTCCCCCTAAAATGATTTGGAAGAAGATCAACAATACTCCGATCAGCAGAGGGATTTGGTCCTTCTGCAATAAACTATTCTTTGTTAAAAACTCATTTGAATCGGTGGAATTTGCAAGATAGCGCGCTTTAAAAGTCGCGGTAACTATACAAAGTAAGAATAAAATAGCATTCAATAAATGGAGATTTACGGTAGCAGGATCCAATGAAAGAAGAACTGTCAAACCCCCCAGAGTAACTTGAGAAGCGATCAGTAGGATCCCTATGATAAAATAACCTAGAAAAGGTTTTCTAAGTTCCGGAACGATTGCGGTCCAGATAGTTCCAGCAATGAGCACAATTCCTAAAAATCCGGAATAATATCTATGTCCGACTTCCATAAAAATATTAAAATCGAAGTCCGGAAAAATTTTGCCGAAACAAAAAGGCCAATCAGGACAAGCGAGTCCCGAGTCAGTGGCTCGAACAAGCGGTCCGTACAATAAATTTAGAAAAATTAAAACTGAATACAGGACCAGAAAGAGAGAAAACTTTCTGAAATGAGAATAAGTAGAAGCGATCATTCTGTTTTTTCGGAGGATCCGAGCTCTTCTTTACCATACTTGAGCGCGATTGATTTGGGGCAAGAGATTTGATGTTTGAAAATCGAAAGCTTCCATTTTGATCTGAGACTAATTCTCATGCAAAATGCATTTTAAGATTCTGAAGAACGAACGTTCTAATACCCGACCTTCGGTCAGAAGCTTTTTATGTCCGTTCTAAATGCTTGAAAAGACTGAAAAGCAAAAACGCTTTCAAAAAAAGGACAGGTCTTCAAAACTGGTTGGTATCTTTCGCTTTTTACAAAAGTGAAACGTTTTTTTCTGATACTTTAGGAGTCATTCCATGAGCCAAAACGGAGACCATTACAACAAGGCAGGTTTTTGGACATTCGTGGTCGTATTGACCGCAAACATTCTTTATTTCGTTTATCTTACTGCGTTCCATAAAGGTGTTAAAGATTATAACGAAGTAGTTCCTTCCCACACTTCGGCAGCGAAGTAAGGAAAGAATCCGGGAATAAAACCTTGTTCTCCTCCAATCATCCGCAGCGTTTTTCTAAAGGTGCTGCGGCTCTAATTTTTTTTCTACCATTCCTATCCGTTCTATCCTTCGATACCGAAAGAGAACTACCTGCGCATGCAGTTCCTCCTGAGCTCGAAGGTGTAGGTCTGGAAGAAAAATTAGGAAACCATATAGATACTAATTTATCTTTCGTAGATGAGCAAGGTAAACAAGTCCGCATAGGCGACTATCTGAAAGAAGGAAAGCCGCTTCTTCTAACCTTAGTATATTATAGATGTCCTACTCTCTGCAGTCTTTATCTAAATGAGATCTCAACCGCTCTCAAAGAACTGAATTTAGAAGTCGGAAAAGAATTTAATTACGTAGCAGTAAGCTTCGATCCGAAAGAAAAACCTGATCTTGCAAAAGCGAAAAAAGAAGTATATGTGAAAGATTATGGAAGAGGGGACGGCTCCGGCTGGAGTTTTTTAACCGGAAACGATCCTGAAATAAAGGCTTTGGCTTCCAGCCTAGGTTTTACCTATAAATGGAATCCTTATAACGATCAATGGGTGCATGTTTCCGTTGCCTATGTGATTACCCCGGAAGGGCAAATTTCCAGGTATTTAAAAGGCATTCCGATGGAAGAAAGGACTCTCAGATTATCTCTCGTAGAGGCTGGAAACGGTAAAATCGGCGATTTGACTGACAGTGTTGCCCTTTTTTGCTTCCAATTTGATCCATCCAAAAATAGGTATACATTATACGCATTCAATATCATGCGAATCGGCGGTTTTCTCACCGTCGTTATCCTTGCAGCGTTCTTATTCCGCTTTTGGAAGAAACAAAACTCGTCTAGTACAGTATAAAAAAAGGAAGGAGTGATTTCGATCCGATGAACTGGTTCTCTTTTATTACGGCGACAAGCTTCATGCCGGTTCCAGCGACTAAAGAATCGGGAGATGTAGACAACCTCTATATCTTTCTTCTTGTTTCGGGCCTTATCTCTTTTATCATTCTCATTGGGGGAATGGTAATATTCATTTTCAAGTATAGAAGGAAATCTGAAGATCAGAAAAGTGCTTACATCACGCACAACACTCTTGCTGAGTTTCTTTGGTCCTTCATACCTTTCGTGATCATGATGGTCATCTTCGCTTGGGGATGGAGCGTGTTTCATGATCTTCGCCGAGTCGGAGAGAAAGGTGATGTTGAGGTTCACGTTACTGCTCGTCAGTGGGCTTGGACTTTCAAATACGCGAATGATATCGAGATCAATAGCCCTAGCGACAAAAAGTTAGTAGCTGACGATCCGGATTCTACTCTTCTCAAACCTGAGGTCGTGGTAGTTCCGGTTGGCAAAACCATTCGTTTCATTCTTACTTCAGATGACGTTCTGCATAGCTTCTATGTTCCTGCATTCAGGAACAAAATGGATGCGGTTCCCGGCAGAAGAACTACTTTCACTTTCACTCCGATTGAGAAAGGGGACTTCACAGTATTCTGTACAGAGTATTGCGGAACTAAACACTCCAATATGATGGCTACGATTCGTGTGGTGGACGGAGAGCAATTCGCTGCTTGGCAGGCCGAAAAACTCGCTGCTTCTGCCGGCGCGAGCACAAGAGGACCTGCGGAAAGGGGAGAAGCTCTTTTCAAAGGAAGCCTTGGATGTAGCGGATGTCACTCCATCGATGGATCCAGGATTGTTGGACCGACCTTCAAAGGTCTTTATGGCAATAAGAGAGAATTCGCAGACGGTTCTTCCGTAACTGCGGACGACGCTTATATCAAACAATCCATCCTTGTTCCTACAGCTAAGATCGTAGCTGGATTCCCTCCTGCGATGTCTTCCTTTCAAGGAAGGATCAAAGAGGACGAGATCAAGGACATCATCGAATTCATTAAGACGCTTAAATAGGATTACGGACAATGGCCCACGAGCAACATAATTACCTGAATCACCAAAAGGGGATTTGGTCCTGGCTTACTACCTTAGATCATAAGCGTATCGGGATCATGTACTTTATCGCGATCATGAGCTTCTTCTTCTTAGGAGGAATTTTCGCTTTATTAGTTCGCGCAGAATTATTCACACCGGGAAAGACCCTTTTTTCCGCAGACGTTTATAACAGAATGATGACCTACCATGGAGCCATTATGGTGTTCATGGTAATCGTTCCTGGTATTCCTGCAATTTTCGGAAACTTCGTTCTTCCGATCATGATCGGAGCAAAAGACGTAGCTTTCCCTAGATTGAATCTAATGAGCTGGTACATGCTAATGATCGGCGCTGCGATCACCGGCTCCACTCTGTTTATGCAAAACGTAGATACCGGTTGGACCTTCTACACTCCATATTCTTCCATTAAAACTGGAATGGGTGTGATTCCGATGGTTCTCGGAGTATTCATCATTGGATTCTCCTCCATTTTGACCGGTTTAAACTTTATCGTAACCACTCATAAATTAAGAGCACCTGGAATGACCATGAACAGAATTCCTCTCATGGTTTGGGCGCTTTATTCGACTGCGATCCTCCAAGTATTGGCAACTCCAGTTCTTGCGATCACTCTGCTTCTACTTGTTGCGGAGAAAACTCTCGGAGTGGGGATTTTCGATCCTCAGTTAGGAGGAGATCCGGTACTGTTCCAGCACTTCTTCTGGTTCTATTCTCACCCTGCGGTTTATATTATGATCCTTCCTGCGATGGGAGTGATTTCCGAGTTGGTTGCTACTTACTCTCGTAAAGTAATCTTCGGA encodes:
- the amt gene encoding ammonium transporter, yielding MILEKSLLDILWVLVCSGLVLIMQGGFLVLESGLTRAKNSINVAIKNVADFGVATLLFYTFGFGLMFGVTWNGLVGTSLFAPAFPEGKAWPPTFFLFQLVFCGTSATIVSGAVAERLKFHSYLFATALISGLIYPIAGHWCWGGSLTDENHGWLAARGFHDFAGSTLVHSVGGWVSLSLLLIVGARIGRFPENEPPKTVTGSNLPMAMLGGILLWFGWMGFNGGSTLAFNEKVPGIILNTIISSGFSLMVAMLSAWLIKGFPEPTAPLNGSLAGLVAITAGADCFSPIQSAIIGSIAGSLVLPAEKLLEKLKIDDAVGAIPVHLIGGIWGTIAVGIFADLNLIGHNVTRSSLLLTQVLGILSVGGFAFGLSLLIFYLINKFFPLRVDGDEERMGLNISEHKATTELIDLFLAMDYQRKTGDLAVDVPVEPFTEVGQIAERYNLVLGTVRSTLADNEKARVEIADAYEKVRIEQDKAEKLLLNILPDSIAQELKSNTGLIADSYPNVSILFADIVGFTKISAVMRPESVVRILNEVFSHFDILAEKYGLEKIKTIGDAYMAVGGLPLPNEAHPLLVAHMAWDMKELLSKFKLKKMGTKLRMRIGINTGPVVAGVIGTKKFIYDIWGDAVNLASRMESHGVPGEIQVTESTAELIRSDFALTERGEIKVKGKGLVKTFLISHRLRSPEESFTDLGYSFSAT
- a CDS encoding COX15/CtaA family protein, translating into MIASTYSHFRKFSLFLVLYSVLIFLNLLYGPLVRATDSGLACPDWPFCFGKIFPDFDFNIFMEVGHRYYSGFLGIVLIAGTIWTAIVPELRKPFLGYFIIGILLIASQVTLGGLTVLLSLDPATVNLHLLNAILFLLCIVTATFKARYLANSTDSNEFLTKNSLLQKDQIPLLIGVLLIFFQIILGGRVSSNYAGLACLEFPTCNGEWIPSVPEPKVQIQVQHRLGAYLVAFYILLINLYGIFKGFSAETKKYVRTAIILLLIQIGLGIVNVYMKLPKLVTAAHTGVAILLFLSMYAVWVQRASELSKSKVS
- the cyoE gene encoding heme o synthase; protein product: MNSFLSDWNQMIKPRVSSLVLATAVPGLYLGGSSAPSTLLVFMTMLGTFLMSSASFVFNQIIEIDRDSKMKRTANRPLPAGRISVAQAWIAGFAMTFAAFWILYYFANLLTAICAFAALLAYVFLYTILLKPRTHQNIVIGGVAGCVGPLIGYAAVSNSLPLPAWILFLMIFLWTPAHFWALAIFLKEDYSDANFPMLPVVKGVKETGRSILFYTILYVGSVIAFYWAEPSMGWLYMISSVALSISILYLSVKLFQNPEPKFARGFFFFSILHLFLINILILIDHSIAA
- a CDS encoding SCO family protein translates to MFSSNHPQRFSKGAAALIFFLPFLSVLSFDTERELPAHAVPPELEGVGLEEKLGNHIDTNLSFVDEQGKQVRIGDYLKEGKPLLLTLVYYRCPTLCSLYLNEISTALKELNLEVGKEFNYVAVSFDPKEKPDLAKAKKEVYVKDYGRGDGSGWSFLTGNDPEIKALASSLGFTYKWNPYNDQWVHVSVAYVITPEGQISRYLKGIPMEERTLRLSLVEAGNGKIGDLTDSVALFCFQFDPSKNRYTLYAFNIMRIGGFLTVVILAAFLFRFWKKQNSSSTV
- a CDS encoding M48 family metallopeptidase, which encodes MIDLSNSVRPYVLKLLVVLGLVSFSGSPIFSQSKPGEFDAELYAQLVRQSNVQFTNLIKSKTVLADHKGWKKPIDKAFGKLSKNSGNPPFPLVYKIVKEPSFNAFAMAGGQFCIHSGALDSLDEIIKQKEADAAQKLDFHRERYIAGVLSHELAHFYNRHVFNSVKKFYALKDEPSGKAFLENSKFSQEQELDADQTGLFLLDKAGYGGDFMLITLQTLNEVEQSYKEALASSKADKTRPELIGSHYFSSHPSPNERLSRLKTDKQELYSFLAKMEKTFDDIQLGRNLDEARSNLEDGLKKFPENTYLSKALAVCMHKIWMATASNEELKLKPVLDMPSFRDTMVFPPDKSKRAVMRIVPGNEAAYNRALKAYREVIVKTDDPYFLSNYAVLLSYSADEKDLDVAVNVANQAFQAEGTVALANNLGVVLFWTDKKEEAKELFNRLALSIDQKIRTLASQSGNNPQIAQYLRTIGQSTAQKQQVDPDYIYENFTPILNIALVESYSAVDPKSKGLASYYLTNYDSTSGWAKVLAKIHSIELTAPTAPNEVNAFKVGGVGPGDKLEDLLKNWGKPTRIKTDKKSGLEYFEYDNKETAFILDMGTVVQVNVVGDASPGLGQGITVGSSKPAAEKLLGSKFRKQGEYHDYYEKGKAFVKYNKHGKIDLLVVQ
- a CDS encoding metal-dependent hydrolase; this translates as MATIFSHPAVPISLFLFFGKKKIPLILAVFGIFFSILPDFDVVAFKFGVPYESDWGHRGFTHSILFALIMSCIVAFFRTKLKASWLAIFLFLFVSLISHGVLDAMTTGGLGVGFFIPWSSERFFFEFRPIRVSPIGPRNFFTARGWVVIQSELIWIWVPAVLVSGTGVLMRRFVFKDRSLNH
- the ctaD gene encoding cytochrome c oxidase subunit I; the protein is MAHEQHNYLNHQKGIWSWLTTLDHKRIGIMYFIAIMSFFFLGGIFALLVRAELFTPGKTLFSADVYNRMMTYHGAIMVFMVIVPGIPAIFGNFVLPIMIGAKDVAFPRLNLMSWYMLMIGAAITGSTLFMQNVDTGWTFYTPYSSIKTGMGVIPMVLGVFIIGFSSILTGLNFIVTTHKLRAPGMTMNRIPLMVWALYSTAILQVLATPVLAITLLLLVAEKTLGVGIFDPQLGGDPVLFQHFFWFYSHPAVYIMILPAMGVISELVATYSRKVIFGYTAIAYSSLAIAGVSFLVWGHHMFVSGQSEFAGVLFSFITMLVGVPTAIKLFNWISTMYKGSIRLDAPMLYAIGFMFLFTIGGLTGVYLASTGMDVHFHDTYFVVAHFHYVMVGGTLMALMGALIYWFPKVTGKIYSDVLGRISWVFIFSGFNVTFFPQFILGNMGMPRRYYDYLPTFTELNQMSTFGSWLIGTGFLIGLFGVIHALLKGKEAGNNPFGGKTLEWTIPSPPPHENFEKTPVLTGGPYEYR
- the coxB gene encoding cytochrome c oxidase subunit II, which translates into the protein MNWFSFITATSFMPVPATKESGDVDNLYIFLLVSGLISFIILIGGMVIFIFKYRRKSEDQKSAYITHNTLAEFLWSFIPFVIMMVIFAWGWSVFHDLRRVGEKGDVEVHVTARQWAWTFKYANDIEINSPSDKKLVADDPDSTLLKPEVVVVPVGKTIRFILTSDDVLHSFYVPAFRNKMDAVPGRRTTFTFTPIEKGDFTVFCTEYCGTKHSNMMATIRVVDGEQFAAWQAEKLAASAGASTRGPAERGEALFKGSLGCSGCHSIDGSRIVGPTFKGLYGNKREFADGSSVTADDAYIKQSILVPTAKIVAGFPPAMSSFQGRIKEDEIKDIIEFIKTLK